The following are from one region of the Saccharomyces kudriavzevii IFO 1802 strain IFO1802 genome assembly, chromosome: 12 genome:
- the RPP0 gene encoding 60S ribosomal protein uL10 (similar to Saccharomyces cerevisiae RPP0 (YLR340W); ancestral locus Anc_4.170) — MGGVREKKAEYFAKLREYLEEYKSLFVVGVDNVSSQQMHEVRKELRGRAVVLMGKNTMVRRAIRGFLTELPDFEKLLPFVKGNVGFVFTNEPLSDIKEVIVSNRLAAPARAGAVAPEDIWVRAINTGMEPGKTSFFQALGVPTKIARGTIEIVSDVKVVDAGTRVGQSEAALLNLLNISPFTFGLTVVQVYDHGQVFPSSILDITDEELVSHFVSAVSTIASISLAIGYPTLPSVGHTLINNYKNLLAVAIGASYHYPEIEELVDRIENPEKYASAAPAAASASSGDAAPAEEAAAEEEEESDDDMGFGLFD, encoded by the coding sequence ATGGGAGGCGTTcgtgaaaagaaagctgaATACTTTGCTAAATTAAGAGAATACTTGGAAGAATACAAGTCCTTGTTCGTTGTTGGTGTCGACAATGTTTCTTCTCAGCAAATGCACGAAGTCAGAAAGGAATTAAGAGGCAGAGCCGTTGTTTTGATGGGTAAGAACACCATGGTCAGAAGAGCTATCAGAGGTTTCCTTACTGAGTTACCAGACTTCGAAAAGTTGTTGCCTTTTGTCAAAGGTAACGTTGGTTTCGTTTTCACCAACGAACCATTGTCCGATATTAAGGAAGTTATTGTTTCTAACAGACTCGCTGCCCCAGCTAGAGCTGGTGCCGTTGCTCCAGAAGATATCTGGGTTAGAGCCATTAACACCGGTATGGAACCAGGTAAAACCTCCTTCTTCCAAGCTTTGGGTGTCCCAACCAAGATTGCCAGAGGTACCATTGAAATTGTTTCCGATGTTAAGGTCGTTGATGCCGGTACCAGAGTCGGTCAATCTGAAGCTGCTTTGTTGAACTTGTTGAACATTTCTCCATTCACTTTCGGTTTGACTGTTGTTCAAGTCTACGACCACGGTCAAGTCTTCCCATCTTCCATCTTGGATATCactgatgaagaattggTCTCTCACTTCGTTTCCGCTGTCAGCACCATCGCTTCCATCTCTTTGGCTATTGGTTACCCAACCTTGCCATCTGTCGGTCACACCTTGATCAACAACTACAAGAACTTGTTAGCTGTTGCCATTGGTGCTTCTTACCACTACCCAGAAATTGAGGAATTGGTTGACAGAATCGAAAACCCAGAAAAGTACGCCTCCGCTGCCCCAGCTGCTGCCTCTGCTTCCTCTGGTGATGCTGCTCCAGCTGAAGAAGCTGCTgccgaagaagaagaagaatctgATGATGACATGGGATTCGGTTTATTCGATTAA
- the FKS1 gene encoding 1,3-beta-D-glucan synthase (similar to Saccharomyces cerevisiae GSC2 (YGR032W) and FKS1 (YLR342W); ancestral locus Anc_4.173) translates to MNTDQHPYQDQTDYPQGQNDGQGQGQGQGQEQDYDQYGEPLYPQQTDGYYDPNMPAGTEADVYGQQPPNDSYEQDYTNGEYYGQPPNVAAQDGENFSDFSSYGPPGTPGYDSYGGQYTPSQMSYGEPNSSGTSTPIYGNYDPNAIAMALPNEPYPAWTADSQSPVSIEQIEDIFIDLTNRLGFQRDSMRNVFDHFMVLLDSRSSRMSPDQALLSLHADYIGGDTANYKKWYFAAQLDMDDEIGFRNMSLGKLSRKARKAKKKNKKAMQEADPEDAEETLNQIEGDNSLEAADFRWKAKMNQLSPLQRVRQIALYLLCWGEANQVRFTAECLCFIYKCAADYLDSPLCQQRQEPMPEGDFLNRVITPLYQFIRNQVYEIADGRFVKRERDHNKVIGYDDLNQLFWYPEGIAKIVFEDGTKLIEIPSEERYLRLGDVVWDDVFFKTYKETRTWLHLVTNFNRIWVMHISIFWMYFAYNSPTFYTHNYQQLVDNKPLAAYKWATAALGGTVASLIQILATLCEWSFVPRKWAGAQHLSRRFWFLCIIFGVNLGPIIFVFAYDKDTVYSTAAHVVAAVMFFVAVATIIFFSIMPLGGLFTSYMKKSTRRYVASQTFTAAFAPLHGLDRWMSYLVWVTVFAAKYSESYFFLVLSLRDPIRILSTTPMRCTGEYWFKGEVLCKIQPKIVLGLVIATDFILFFLDTYLWYIIVNTIFSVGKSFYLGISILTPWRNIFTRLPKRIYSKILATSDMEIKYKPKVLISQVWNAVIISMYREHLLAIDHVQKLLYHQVPSEIEGKRTLRAPTFFVSQDDNNFETEFFPRESEAERRISFFAQSLSTPIPEPLPVDNMPTFTVLTPHYAERILLSLREIIREDDQFSRVTLLEYLKQLHPVEWECFVKDTKILAEETAAYEGNENDIEKEDALKSQIDDLPFYCIGFKSAAPEYTLRTRIWASLRSQTLYRTVSGFMNYSRAIKLLYRVENPEIVQMFGGNAEGLERELEKMARRKFKFLVSMQRLAKFKPHELENAEFLLRAYPDLQIAYLDEEPPVNEGEEPRIYSALIDGHCEILENGRRRPKFRVQLSGNPILGDGKSDNQNHALIFYRGEYIQLIDANQDNYLEECLKIRSVLAEFEELNVEQVNPYAPGLKYEQQTTNHPVAIVGAREYIFSENSGVLGDVAAGKEQTFGTLFARTLSQIGGKLHYGHPDFINATFMTTRGGVSKAQKGLHLNEDIYAGMNAMLRGGRIKHCEYYQCGKGRDLGFGTILNFTTKIGAGMGEQMLSREYYYLGTQLPIDRFLTFYYAHPGFHLNNLFIQLSLQMFMLTLVNLSALAHESIMCVYDRNKPHGDILSPIGCYNFIPAVDWVRRYTLSIFIVFWIAFVPIVVQELIERGLWKATQRFFCHILSLSPMFEVFAGQIYSSALLSDLAIGGARYISTGRGFATSRIPFSILYSRFAGSAIYMGARSMLMLLFGTVAHWQAPLLWFWASLSSLIFAPFVFNPHQFAWEDFFLDYRDYIRWLSRGNSKYHRNSWIGYIRMSRARITGFKRKVVGDESEKSAGDASRAHRTNLFMAEIIPCAIYAAGCFIAFTFINAQTGVKTTDDDRVNSVLRIIICTLGPIAVNLGVLFFCMGMSCCSGPLFGMCCKKTGSVMAGIAHGVAVIVHIAFFIVMWVLESFNFTRMLIGVVTCIQCQRLVFHCMTALLLTREFKNDHANTAFWTGKWYGKGMGYMAWTQPSRELTAKVIELSEFAADFVLGHVILIFQLPLILIPNIDKYHSVMLFWLKPSRQIRPPIYSLKQTRLRKRMVKKYCCLYFLVLAIFIGCIVGPAVASAEIKDPIGAGLTGVVHNLFQPRHKDNNDTGSQLSTYKSHYYTHTPSLKTWSTIK, encoded by the coding sequence ATGAACACTGATCAACATCCTTATCAGGATCAAACAGACTATCCTCAGGGGCAAAATGATGGTCAAGGTCAAGGTCAAGGTCAAGGTCAAGAACAGGACTACGACCAATATGGCGAGCCTTTGTATCCTCAACAAACTGATGGCTACTACGACCCAAACATGCCTGCTGGTACTGAAGCTGATGTGTACGGTCAACAACCACCAAACGACTCGTATGAACAAGACTATACAAACGGCGAATACTATGGCCAACCGCCAAACGTGGCTGCCCAAGACGGTGAAAACTTCTCGGATTTTAGCAGTTACGGGCCCCCTGGTACGCCAGGCTATGATAGCTATGGCGGCCAGTACACCCCTTCTCAAATGAGTTATGGAGAGCCAAATTCATCTGGCACCTCCACTCCTATTTACGGTAATTATGACCCAAACGCTATCGCTATGGCTTTACCCAATGAACCTTATCCTGCTTGGACGGCCGATTCTCAATCTCCCGTGTCCATCGAACAAATTGAAGATATCTTCATTGATTTGACAAACAGACTCGGTTTTCAAAGAGACTCCATGAGAAATGTCTTTGATCATTTCATGGTTCTTTTGGATTCAAGATCCTCGAGGATGTCTCCTGACCAAGCTTTGCTGTCCTTACATGCCGACTACATCGGTGGCGATACAGCCaattataaaaaatggtattttGCTGCTCAATTAGACATGGATGACGAGATCGGCTTCAGAAATATGAGTCTTGGCAAGTTATCAAGAAAGGCAAGAAAGGctaagaagaagaacaagaaggcCATGCAGGAGGCTGACCCTGAAGATGCTGAGGAGACCTTGAACCAGATTGAAGGTGATAACTCTTTGGAGGCCGCTGACTTTAGATGGAAGGCTAAGATGAACCAGCTATCTCCCCTACAAAGAGTTCGTCAAATTGCCTTGTATCTATTATGTTGGGGTGAAGCTAATCAAGTTAGGTTTACGGCAGAATGTTTGTGTTTTATCTACAAGTGTGCTGCCGACTACTTGGATTCTCCTCTCTGCCAACAACGTCAAGAACCTATGCCAGAAGGTGATTTTTTAAATAGAGTCATTACACCATTATACCAATTCATCAGAAATCAAGTTTATGAAATCGCTGATGGTCGTTTTGTCAAGCGCGAAAGAGATCACAACAAAGTCATTGGTTATGATGATTTAAACCAGTTGTTCTGGTACCCAGAAGGTATCGCTAAGAttgtatttgaagatgGAACTAAGTTGATAGAGATACCATCGGAAGAACGTTACTTAAGATTAGGCGATGTTGTCTGGGATGAtgtctttttcaaaacttaTAAGGAAACCCGTACTTGGTTACATTTGGTCACCAATTTCAACCGTATTTGGGTTATGCATATTTCCATATTTTGGATGTACTTCGCATATAATTCTCCAACATTTTACACTCATAACTATCAACAACTTGTTGATAATAAGCCTTTAGCTGCCTACAAATGGGCAACCGCTGCTCTGGGTGGCACCGTGGCAAGTCTTATCCAGATTCTCGCTACTCTGTGTGAATGGTCTTTTgttccaagaaaatgggCTGGAGCTCAACATTTGTCTCGTAGGTTCTGGTTTTTAtgcattatttttggtGTCAATTTGGGCCCAAttatctttgtttttgctTACGACAAAGACACGGTATATTCCACTGCTGCCCACGTCGTGGCTGCCGTTATGTTCTTCGTTGCCGTTGCTACTATAATATTCTTCTCTATAATGCCATTAGGTGGGTTGTTTACATCCTACATGAAAAAGTCTACCAGGCGTTATGTTGCATCTCAAACATTCACTGCTGCCTTTGCTCCATTACATGGTTTAGACAGATGGATGTCTTATTTGGTTTGGGTTACCGTTTTTGCCGCCAAATATTCAGAAtcatatttctttttggttttatCGTTGAGAGATCCAATTAGAATTTTGTCCACTACTCCAATGAGATGCACAGGTGAGTACTGGTTCAAGGGTGAAGTGCTTTGTAAAATACAACCTAAAATTGTGTTGGGTTTAGTTATCGCTACAGATTtcatccttttcttcttggataCTTACCTATGGTATATTATTGTTAACACCATTTTCTCTGTGGGTAAATCCTTCTATTTGGGTATTTCCATCTTGACTCCATggagaaatatttttacaAGGCTACCAAAGAGAATCTACTCTAAGATTTTGGCCACTTCTGATATGGAAATCAAATACAAACCAAAGGTTTTGATTTCTCAGGTCTGGAATGCTGTCATCATCTCCATGTATAGGGAACATCTGCTGGCCATTGATCATGTACAAAAGTTATTGTACCATCAGGTTCCATCTGAAATCGAAGGAAAGAGAACTTTGAGAGCTCCaactttctttgtttcccAAGATGATAATAACTTTGAGACTGAATTTTTCCCCAGAGAGTCAGAAGCCGAACGTCgtatttcattttttgccCAGTCTTTGTCTACACCAATTCCTGAACCGTTACCAGTTGATAACATGCCAACATTTACTGTCTTAACACCTCACTACGCTGAAAGAATCTTATTGTCATTAAGAGAAATTATTCGCGAAGATGACCAGTTCTCAAGAGTTACGCTACTAGAGTACTTGAAACAACTGCATCCTGTTGAATGGGAATGCTTCGTCAAGGACACCAAGATTTTGGCTGAAGAAACTGCTGCTTACGAAGgtaatgaaaatgacatcGAGAAGGAAGACGCTTTGAAATCTCAAATTGATGATTTACCTTTTTACTGTATCGGTTTCAAATCCGCTGCGCCTGAATATACTTTGCGTACCAGAATTTGGGCCTCATTGAGATCGCAGACCTTATATCGTACGGTCTCCGGTTTTATGAATTACTCTAGAGCTATTAAATTGTTATATCGTGTTGAAAATCCTGAAATTGTCCAAATGTTTGGCGGTAATGCTGAAGGGCTGGAAAGAGAATTAGAAAAGAtggcaagaagaaagttcaaatttttggtttctaTGCAAAGACTAGCCAAATTCAAGCCACATGAACTGGAAAACGCCGAGTTTTTGTTGAGAGCCTATCCAGACTTACAAATTGCTTACTTAGATGAGGAACCCCCTGTGAATGAGGGAGAAGAACCAAGAATTTATTCTGCTCTGATCGATGGTCACTGTgaaattttagaaaatggTCGGAGACGTCCCAAATTTAGAGTTCAATTGTCTGGTAATCCAATTCTTGGTGATGGTAAATCTGATAACCAAAATCAtgctttgattttctaCAGGGGTGAATATATTCAACTTATTGATGCTAATCAAGATAACTATTTGGAAGAATGTTTAAAAATTAGATCCGTTTTGgctgaatttgaagaattaaaTGTCGAACAAGTCAACCCGTACGCCCCAGGCTTGAAGTACGAACAACAAACTACTAACCACCCCGTTGCAATTGTCGGTGCCAGAGAATACATTTTCTCCGAAAACTCTGGTGTATTAGGTGATGTGGCTGCTGGTAAAGAACAAACATTCGGTACATTATTTGCTCGTACTCTATCTCAAATTGGTGGTAAACTACATTATGGTCATCCAGATTTCATTAATGCTACATTCATGACTACTAGAGGTGGTGTATCTAAAGCACAAAAAGGTTTGCatttgaatgaagatatttACGCTGGTATGAATGCCATGCTTCGTGGTGGTCGTATCAAACATTGCGAATACTATCAATGTGGTAAAGGTAGAGATCTGGGTTTCGGtacaattttgaattttaccACAAAAATTGGTGCTGGTATGGGCGAACAAATGTTGTCTCGTGAATATTACTATTTGGGTACTCAATTACCAATTGATCGTTTCTTGACGTTCTATTATGCGCATCCAGGTTTTCATTTGAATAACTTGTTTATTCAATTGTCTTTGCAAATGTTTATGCTTACTTTGGTAAATCTATCTGCTTTGGCCCACGAATCTATCATGTGTGTCTACGATAGAAACAAACCACATGGTGATATTTTGTCTCCAATAGGTTGTTATAACTTTATACCTGCAGTTGATTGGGTAAGGCGTTATACATtatccattttcattgttttctgGATTGCCTTCGTTCCAATTGTCGTTCAAGAATTGATCGAACGTGGTTTATGGAAAGCCACTCAACGATTCTTCTGTCACATACTATCATTATCCCCTAtgtttgaagtttttgcGGGCCAAATCTATTCTTCTGCGTTATTGAGTGATTTAGCAATTGGTGGTGCACGTTATATATCTACAGGTCGTGGTTTCGCAACATCTCGTATTccattttccattttataTTCTAGATTCGCGGGATCTGCTATCTACATGGGTGCAAGATCAATGTTAATGTTGCTATTTGGTACTGTTGCGCATTGGCAAGCTCCATTATTATGGTTCTGGGCatctttatcttcattgATTTTTGCGCCTTTCGTTTTCAATCCACATCAGTTTGCTTGGGAAGACTTCTTCTTAGACTACAGAGATTATATCAGATGGTTATCAAGAGGTAACAGCAAGTATCATAGGAACTCGTGGATTGGTTATATCAGAATGTCTAGAGCACGTATTACTGGGTTCAAGCGTAAAGTAGTTGGTGatgaatctgaaaaatcCGCGGGCGATGCAAGCCGAGCTCATAGGACCAATTTGTTTATGGCTGAGATTATACCTTGCGCGATCTACGCAGCGGGTTGCTTTATTGCTTTCACGTTTATCAATGCTCAAACTGGTGTTAAGACTACCGATGATGATAGAGTAAACTCCGTTCTGCGTATTATCATTTGTACCTTAGGACCCATTGCTGTTAATCTTGGGGTTCTATTCTTCTGTATGGGTATGTCTTGCTGTTCTGGTCCTTTATTTGGCATGTGTTGTAAAAAAACGGGGTCCGTTATGGCAGGAATCGCCCACGGTGTTGCCGTCATTGTCCAtattgcatttttcattgtcatGTGGGTGTTAGAAAGTTTCAACTTCACCAGAATGTTGATTGGTGTTGTTACTTGTATTCAATGTCAAAGGCTTGTCTTTCATTGTATGACAGCGTTATTATTAACCCGTGAATTTAAGAATGATCATGCAAACACGGCTTTCTGGACTGGTAAATGGTATGGGAAAGGTATGGGCTATATGGCTTGGACTCAACCAAGCAGAGAATTGACTGCTAAGGTTATCGAGCTCTCCGAGTTTGCAGCAGATTTTGTTTTGGGACATGTGATTTTAATCTTTCAACTTCCCCTTATTCTGATCCCAAACATAGATAAATACCACTCTGTCATGCTATTCTGGCTAAAACCTTCTCGCCAAATTCGTCCCCCCATCTATTCCTTGAAACAAACACGTTTGCGTAAGCGTATGGTAAAGAAATATTGTTGTTTGTACTTCTTAGTGTTGGCTATTTTTATTGGTTGCATTGTTGGTCCCGCCGTGGCTTCTGCTGAAATTAAAGACCCGATTGGTGCGGGCTTGACAGGGGTGGTTCACAATCTGTTCCAACCAAGACAcaaagataataatgatactGGTTCCCAGTTGTCAACATATAAGAGTCACTACTATACTCACACACCATCGTTAAAGACCTGGTcaacaataaaataa
- the GAS2 gene encoding 1,3-beta-glucanosyltransferase (similar to Saccharomyces cerevisiae GAS2 (YLR343W); ancestral locus Anc_4.174) — MRNQQNFCAIATAVFFSCLRLAFGSSSKSYDNTPVIEISGNKFFNSHNGEQFFIKGIAYQLQRSEEELTNANGAFETNYIDALADPKICLRDIPYLKRLGVNTLRVYAIDPTKSHDICMEALSTEGIYVLLDLSEPDVSINREKPSWDVNIFERYKSVIDSMSSFPNLLGYFAGNEVTNDHTNTFASPFVKAAIRDAKEYILKSDYRKIPVGYSTNDDAETRDNLARYFVCGDIKADFYGINMYEWCGYSTYGTSGYRERTKEFEDYPIPIFFSEFGCNLIRPRPFTEVSALYGNKMATVWSGGLAYMYFEEENEYGVVRINDDGEVDILPDFKNLENEFKKAHPKGTTHEQYLTALEKQKTEKNNECPNIATGIWEANEKLPGTPDKTRCNCLDKILPCSVVPFGAEAGKYEEYFGYLCSKVDCSDIQANGQTGTYGEFSDCSVEQKLSLQLSKLYYKIGSNDRHCPLNDRNVFFNLESLQPLPKDSICENVLDSVKNITCSDGRCSKPDLVRSKQSLKVKNPSNNEKKNDSPIAYKTSGFIILLISVVSAGVLL; from the coding sequence atgaggaatCAACAAAACTTTTGCGCAATCGCTACTGCagtgttcttttcttgtttacGGTTGGCTTTCGGTTCCTCAAGTAAGAGCTATGATAATACTCCTGTAATTGAGATAAGCGGAAACAAGTTCTTCAACTCTCATAATGGAGAACagttttttatcaaaggCATTGCTTATCAATTACAGAGAAGTGAAGAGGAGCTTACCAATGCAAATGGCGCTTTTGAGACAAATTATATTGATGCATTGGCGGACCCCAAAATATGCTTGAGAGATATTCCCTATCTCAAAAGATTGGGTGTAAACACGTTACGTGTTTATGCAATTGACCCGACCAAATCACATGATATATGTATGGAAGCTCTGTCTACCGAAGGAATATACGTTCTACTAGATCTTTCGGAACCAGATGTCTCAATAAATAGAGAAAAACCATCTTGGGATGttaacatttttgaaagatacAAATCCGTTATTGATTCAAtgtcttcttttccaaacTTGCTTGGATATTTTGCAGGAAATGAGGTGACAAACGATCATACAAATACCTTTGCATCACCCTTTGTGAAGGCAGCAATCAGAGATGCTAAGGAGTACATACTAAAATCTGATTATAGAAAAATTCCCGTCGGTTACTCAACAAATGATGATGCTGAAACGAGGGACAATTTAGCCAGATATTTCGTTTGTGGAGATATTAAAGCTGATTTTTATGGAATAAATATGTATGAATGGTGCGGATATTCCACATATGGGACCAGTGGATATAgagaaagaacaaaagagTTCGAAGACTATCCAATCCCCATATTCTTCTCCGAATTTGGTTGCAATCTCATAAGACCAAGACCTTTCACTGAAGTTAGTGCTCTTTATGGCAATAAAATGGCGACTGTTTGGTCAGGTGGCCTCGCATACATGTattttgaagaggaaaatgagTATGGCGTTGTTAGGAtaaatgatgatggtgaagtGGATATTCTTCCCGATTTTAAAAACTTGGAAAACGAATTTAAGAAAGCTCATCCTAAAGGCACTACACATGAACAGTATTTAACGGCGTTAGAGAAGCAGAAGacggaaaaaaataatgaatgTCCAAATATTGCAACAGGGATCTGGGAAGCAAACGAAAAGCTACCTGGAACACCAGACAAAACTAGATGCAACTGTTTAGATAAGATTCTACCATGCTCGGTAGTTCCATTTGGTGCTGAAGCTGGAAAATATGAGGAGTATTTCGGTTACCTATGTTCCAAAGTCGATTGTTCTGACATTCAGGCAAATGGCCAAACTGGCACTTATGGTGAGTTTTCTGATTGTTCTGTTGAACAAAAACTTTCTCTTCAGTTAAGTAAGCTATACTACAAAATCGGTTCCAATGACCGACACTGTCCCCTCAATGATagaaatgtttttttcaacttaGAAAGCTTGCAGCCACTCCCAAAAGATTCAATTTGTGAAAATGTGCTTGATTCTGTAAAGAACATCACGTGCAGCGACGGCCGTTGTTCAAAACCAGATCTGGTCCGCAGCAAACAAAGTTTGAAAGTAAAGAATCCAtcaaataatgaaaagaaaaatgacagCCCTATCGCATACAAAACTTCTGGGTTTATAATACTATTAATCTCTGTGGTATCGGCTGGAGTACTCCTTTGA
- the SPO77 gene encoding Spo77p (similar to Saccharomyces cerevisiae SPO77 (YLR341W); ancestral locus Anc_4.171), whose product MFSKRDSSNINLENNFFFPLEYEFGLKDNLSSKEKHSVGANTSFFPLEDASPPSQDSSIDHEGSQPKYDSIETSGNRHFARSSPTQLQSRGRNQERIQQGRILDSNCPPTHREDSTSCGGNSESNECDRTAESNSFGMNKKHFETSRTNLTSYVLSIEDEDVIEFDFNDEIPCRVDLLSGATLEKTPMTLNELNKKVFNSLHEFRTSKDNPEKNLVELILPNCVALLNLFDEVELSVDPSNDVFEFSTFINTIEFIVRDIWTKTLRKNLNLVQALDIDLEGYKDKYMIDKLKGHCPSTSIVGILRDLKYFPNSVLETFKFGIKLKEHGDCSNEGAIMQYVVFNRIFCTAVLEIQKCYILISRFMNSVNLLKQFSNKIFLSFIEILVKIVFECQLPQLFLGIGEIVELWLQGDGTKRRQLLREWRDTIIHDINQSESRNRPDTELDSTASSAEEDEHSLRFNKWDVIEPFLDNIMAL is encoded by the coding sequence ATGTTCAGCAAGAGAGACAGTTCAAATATTAATCTGgaaaataattttttttttcctctggAGTATGAATTTGGCCTAAAAGACAACCTAtcttcaaaggaaaaacacAGCGTGGGAGCAAATACAAGTTTCTTCCCACTAGAGGATGCATCACCTCCGTCTCAAGATAGTTCAATAGACCATGAAGGGAGCCAACCTAAGTATGATAGTATAGAAACATCTGGAAACCGCCATTTCGCTCGCTCAAGTCCAACACAACTCCAGTCGAGAGGAAGAAACCAGGAGAGAATACAACAGGGCAGAATTCTCGATTCGAACTGCCCCCCTACGCACAGAGAAGATTCAACATCGTGTGGCGGAAATAGCGAGAGCAATGAATGTGATCGCACGGCGGAATCCAACTCTTTTGGaatgaacaaaaaacaCTTCGAGACTTCCCGTACAAATTTAACAAGTTATGTGCTCAgcattgaagatgaagatgtgaTAGAATTTGattttaatgatgaaataCCCTGTCGTGTTGATTTACTTTCGGGCGCCACCCTGGAAAAGACTCCGATGACGTTAAAtgaattgaacaaaaaagtgTTTAACTCGCTCCATGAGTTTCGCACAAGCAAAGACAACCCGGAAAAAAACTTGGTAGAATTAATACTTCCCAATTGCGTGGCGTTGTTGAATCTATTTGACGAAGTTGAGCTTTCGGTCGACCCtagtaatgatgttttCGAATTCTCTACTTTCATTAATACAATTGAGTTCATTGTGCGTGATATTTGGACTAAGACGCTAAGAAAAAACCTAAATTTAGTCCAAGCCCTCGACATTGACTTAGAAGGGTACAAGGACAAATATATGATTGACAAGCTAAAGGGTCACTGTCCCTCGACGAGCATAGTAGGAATACTAAGAGAtttaaaatattttccCAATTCTGTCTTGGAGACCTTCAAATTCGGGATCAAACTGAAAGAACATGGGGATTGTTCTAATGAGGGCGCTATTATGCAATATGTCGTCTTCaatagaatattttgtaCAGCTGTTTTAgagattcaaaaatgttACATTTTGATTAGCAGGTTCATGAATTCTGTCAACCTTTTGAAACAGTTTTCAAACAAGATATTCTTATCGTTTATCGAAATCCTGGTAAAAATCGTCTTTGAGTGCCAACTCCCGCAATTATTTTTGGGGATTGGTGAAATCGTCGAGCTATGGTTACAAGGCGACGGTACAAAGCGCCGGCAACTTTTGCGCGAATGGCGCGATACAATTATCCATGACATAAACCAGAGTGAATCAAGGAACAGACCCGACACAGAACTTGATTCCACTGCTTCGAGCGCAGAGGAAGACGAACACAGTCTCCGATTCAATAAGTGGGACGTAATAGAGCCATTTCTAGATAATATTATGGCCTTGTAG
- the RPL26A gene encoding 60S ribosomal protein uL24 (similar to Saccharomyces cerevisiae RPL26B (YGR034W) and RPL26A (YLR344W); ancestral locus Anc_4.176) gives MAKQSLDVSSDRRKARKAYFTAPSSERRVLLSAPLSKELRAQYGIKALPIRRDDEVLIVRGSKKGQEGKISSVYRLKFAVQVDKVTKEKVNGASVPINLHPSKLVITKLHLDKDRKALIQRKGGKLE, from the exons atgGCTAAACAATCATTAG ACGTTTCATCCGACAGAAGAAAGGCTAGAAAGGCTTACTTCACCGCTCCATCTTCCGAACGTCGTGTTTTATTATCTGCTCCATTATCCAAGGAATTGAGAGCTCAATACGGTATCAAAGCTTTGCCAATCAGAAGAGACGATGAAGTCTTAATCGTTCGTGGTTCCAAGAAGGGTCAAGAAGGTAAGATCTCCTCTGTTTACAGATTGAAGTTTGCCGTTCAAGTTGACAAGGTCACCAAGGAAAAGGTTAACGGCGCTTCTGTGCCAATTAACTTGCACCCATCTAAGCTTGTCATTACTAAATTACATTTGGACAAGGATAGAAAGGCtttgattcaaagaaaGGGTGGTAAGTTGGAATAA